A single window of Providencia alcalifaciens DNA harbors:
- the fdhD gene encoding formate dehydrogenase accessory sulfurtransferase FdhD produces the protein MYETNTTNNPKLSKMIGVQSTTVQQKNNLGSLVNDFVAEEIPIALVYNGISHVVMMATPKDLDDFAVGFSLSEGIIQSRDEIRGIDIVQGCHRGIEVHIELSSRRFMALKERRRNLTGRTGCGICGTEQLDEIFKPITPLPFTQTFSLSYLDNALQELKTVQEIGALTGCTHAAAWISPEGRLVGGCEDVGRHVALDKLLGMKSRSDWQQGAILVSSRASYEMVQKAASCGAEILFAVSAATSLAIEVAEKANLTLVGFCRQGKATVFTHPSRVRD, from the coding sequence ATGTATGAAACAAATACTACAAATAACCCTAAATTATCTAAAATGATCGGCGTTCAATCCACAACCGTGCAACAAAAAAATAACCTTGGTTCACTGGTTAATGATTTCGTTGCAGAGGAAATCCCTATCGCTCTCGTTTATAACGGGATATCTCATGTGGTAATGATGGCGACACCCAAAGATCTGGATGATTTTGCTGTCGGATTTTCATTATCAGAAGGGATCATACAATCCCGTGATGAAATTCGCGGAATTGATATTGTGCAAGGTTGTCACCGAGGCATTGAAGTTCATATTGAGTTATCAAGCCGCCGTTTTATGGCGCTCAAAGAGCGTCGTCGTAATCTGACTGGGCGAACTGGCTGCGGTATTTGTGGTACAGAACAGCTCGATGAGATATTTAAACCTATCACTCCGCTGCCATTCACTCAAACATTCTCATTATCTTATCTCGATAACGCCCTACAAGAATTGAAGACAGTTCAAGAAATTGGCGCATTAACCGGTTGCACTCATGCTGCTGCGTGGATCTCCCCTGAAGGTCGATTAGTGGGTGGATGTGAAGATGTCGGTCGCCATGTCGCGCTAGATAAATTACTCGGAATGAAAAGCCGCTCTGATTGGCAGCAAGGCGCGATTTTAGTCTCTAGCCGCGCAAGTTATGAGATGGTACAAAAAGCCGCAAGCTGCGGTGCGGAAATTCTGTTTGCGGTTTCCGCCGCAACGTCATTGGCGATTGAAGTCGCCGAGAAAGCAAATTTAACGCTGGTCGGTTTTTGTCGCCAAGGTAAAGCCACGGTGTTTACCCATCCGAGCCGGGTGAGGGATTGA
- a CDS encoding helix-turn-helix domain-containing protein: MKITNTRQLSAYMKDVRETKKLSQSKVASKVGIRQDTVSSFECSPDSTKLETFFKILSALNLELDIKPRNESGSSNTDSGWKEEW, encoded by the coding sequence ATGAAAATCACCAATACTCGACAACTTAGCGCGTACATGAAAGATGTCAGAGAAACGAAAAAACTATCTCAAAGCAAAGTCGCGAGTAAAGTGGGTATTCGGCAAGATACCGTCTCCAGTTTTGAATGTTCTCCTGACTCTACAAAATTAGAAACTTTCTTTAAAATTTTATCCGCGTTAAATCTAGAACTCGATATTAAACCCAGAAATGAAAGTGGCTCATCCAACACCGACTCCGGATGGAAGGAGGAGTGGTAA
- a CDS encoding type II toxin-antitoxin system HipA family toxin: protein MAILHVYMNGYLVGEFIHSSTGAHQFKYDNHWLEMPGTRPISLSMPLQHKEYKGDEVYNFFDNLLPDNIEIRNRIVSRHQANSNQPFDLLSKIGQDSVGALQLVPAGQTVSNVKQIEYKRLSTEKLEKILTGYKANIPLGMIEEEDDFRISIAGAQEKTALLNLDRYWCLPLNATPTTHIIKLPIGKIESHSYSIDMSDSVENEHLCLLIAKAFGLDVPHSFILNVGKIKALAVERFDRKYSSDYSWIMRLPQEDFCQTLNVSPAIKYQSHGGPGIQDIMDYLLGSINAEKDRYQFMKSQVLFWLLAATDGHAKNFSLFIESEGRYQLTPFYDILSMYPSYGGRGLNPRDAKLAMGLKGKKGIKYEIEQIFPRHFFATAKAVGFDRTEMEKILIEFDEQMESVITKVSEQLPTDFPEHIANSILSGLHQKAARLKKGWD, encoded by the coding sequence ATGGCAATTTTGCATGTGTATATGAATGGTTATCTCGTTGGGGAATTTATTCATTCAAGTACCGGGGCTCATCAATTTAAGTATGATAATCATTGGTTAGAAATGCCGGGAACTCGTCCTATTTCTTTGTCAATGCCACTTCAACATAAGGAATACAAAGGGGACGAAGTCTATAATTTTTTTGACAATCTCCTACCGGATAATATTGAAATACGAAATCGAATTGTTAGTCGCCATCAAGCGAATTCAAATCAACCTTTCGATTTATTATCCAAAATTGGGCAAGATAGTGTGGGAGCTTTGCAACTAGTTCCTGCTGGGCAAACAGTGAGTAATGTAAAACAAATCGAATATAAGCGTTTATCCACTGAAAAATTAGAAAAAATCTTAACTGGATATAAAGCGAATATTCCATTGGGTATGATTGAAGAAGAGGATGATTTTAGGATCTCGATTGCTGGAGCACAGGAGAAAACTGCACTACTCAATTTAGATAGGTATTGGTGTCTGCCCCTGAATGCAACCCCAACAACCCATATTATTAAGCTCCCTATTGGTAAGATAGAAAGCCACTCATATTCAATTGATATGTCTGATAGTGTAGAAAATGAGCATCTATGTTTATTGATAGCAAAAGCATTCGGTCTAGATGTACCCCACAGTTTTATTTTAAATGTGGGTAAGATAAAGGCGTTAGCCGTTGAGCGTTTTGACCGTAAATATTCTTCTGACTATTCGTGGATTATGCGCTTACCACAGGAAGATTTTTGTCAAACCCTGAATGTTTCGCCAGCAATAAAATATCAAAGTCATGGCGGACCCGGTATTCAGGATATAATGGATTATCTACTGGGTTCAATAAACGCAGAGAAAGATAGATATCAATTTATGAAAAGCCAAGTTCTGTTTTGGCTACTTGCAGCGACCGACGGACACGCTAAAAATTTTTCATTGTTTATTGAATCGGAGGGGCGTTACCAATTAACACCTTTCTACGATATTTTATCGATGTATCCCAGTTATGGTGGTAGAGGGCTAAATCCTAGAGACGCAAAACTTGCTATGGGATTAAAAGGGAAAAAAGGGATTAAGTACGAAATAGAGCAAATTTTTCCACGACATTTTTTTGCTACCGCGAAAGCGGTTGGTTTTGACCGCACTGAAATGGAAAAGATCTTAATTGAGTTTGATGAGCAAATGGAAAGTGTAATTACGAAAGTTAGCGAACAGCTTCCAACAGATTTTCCTGAACATATTGCAAACTCAATTTTATCAGGATTACATCAAAAAGCTGCTCGATTAAAAAAAGGTTGGGATTAA